One window of the Canis aureus isolate CA01 chromosome 1, VMU_Caureus_v.1.0, whole genome shotgun sequence genome contains the following:
- the GMFG gene encoding glia maturation factor gamma isoform X2 → MVVLEEEFQNISPEELKTELPERQPRFVVYSYKYVHEDGRVSYPLCFIFSSPVGCKPEQQMMYAGSKNRLVQTAELTKVFEIRTTEDLTEAWLQEKLSFFR, encoded by the exons ATGGTGGTGCTCGAGGAAGAATTTCAG aacaTTTCTCCAGAGGAACTAAAAACAGAGTTGCCAGAGAGACAGCCCAG GTTCGTGGTTTACAGCTACAAGTATGTGCACGAGGATGGCCGAGTGTCCTACCCTCTATGCTTTATCTTCTCCAGTCCTGTGG GTTGCAAGCCTGAACAGCAGATGATGTATGCAGGGAGTAAGAATAGACTGGTGCAGACTGCAGAGCTCACAAAG GTGTTTGAAATCCGCACCACAGAAGACCTCACCGAGGCCTGGCTCCAAGAGAAGTTGTCCTTCTTTCGTTGA
- the GMFG gene encoding glia maturation factor gamma isoform X5: MSDSLVVCEVDPELKEKLRKFRFRKETDNAAIIMKVDKDRQMVVLEEEFQNISPEELKTELPERQPRFVVYSYKYVHEDGRVSYPLCFIFSSPVGCKPEQQMMYAGSKNRLVQTAELTKVFEIRTTEDLTEAWLQEKLSFFR, translated from the exons ATG TCCGATTCCCTGGTGGTGTGCGAGGTGGACCCAGAGCTAAAGGAAAAGCTGAGAAAATTTCGCTTCAGAAAAGAGACGGACAATGCGGCCATAATAA TGAAGGTGGATAAAGACCGGCAGATGGTGGTGCTCGAGGAAGAATTTCAG aacaTTTCTCCAGAGGAACTAAAAACAGAGTTGCCAGAGAGACAGCCCAG GTTCGTGGTTTACAGCTACAAGTATGTGCACGAGGATGGCCGAGTGTCCTACCCTCTATGCTTTATCTTCTCCAGTCCTGTGG GTTGCAAGCCTGAACAGCAGATGATGTATGCAGGGAGTAAGAATAGACTGGTGCAGACTGCAGAGCTCACAAAG GTGTTTGAAATCCGCACCACAGAAGACCTCACCGAGGCCTGGCTCCAAGAGAAGTTGTCCTTCTTTCGTTGA
- the GMFG gene encoding glia maturation factor gamma isoform X1 — MPRKRLAQWRPSTNGSCCFDYCSLFMPQTTLDLVTKRSGGPHAEVKVDKDRQMVVLEEEFQNISPEELKTELPERQPRFVVYSYKYVHEDGRVSYPLCFIFSSPVGCKPEQQMMYAGSKNRLVQTAELTKVFEIRTTEDLTEAWLQEKLSFFR; from the exons ATGCCTAGAAAGCGCTTGGCGCAATGGAGGCCGTCCACAAATGGGAGTTGTTGCTTTGACTATTGTAGTCTGTTCATGCCACaaactaccctggatctggtgactaagCGGAGCGGGGGCCCTCACGCAGAAG TGAAGGTGGATAAAGACCGGCAGATGGTGGTGCTCGAGGAAGAATTTCAG aacaTTTCTCCAGAGGAACTAAAAACAGAGTTGCCAGAGAGACAGCCCAG GTTCGTGGTTTACAGCTACAAGTATGTGCACGAGGATGGCCGAGTGTCCTACCCTCTATGCTTTATCTTCTCCAGTCCTGTGG GTTGCAAGCCTGAACAGCAGATGATGTATGCAGGGAGTAAGAATAGACTGGTGCAGACTGCAGAGCTCACAAAG GTGTTTGAAATCCGCACCACAGAAGACCTCACCGAGGCCTGGCTCCAAGAGAAGTTGTCCTTCTTTCGTTGA
- the GMFG gene encoding glia maturation factor gamma isoform X6 produces the protein MKVDKDRQMVVLEEEFQNISPEELKTELPERQPRFVVYSYKYVHEDGRVSYPLCFIFSSPVGCKPEQQMMYAGSKNRLVQTAELTKVFEIRTTEDLTEAWLQEKLSFFR, from the exons A TGAAGGTGGATAAAGACCGGCAGATGGTGGTGCTCGAGGAAGAATTTCAG aacaTTTCTCCAGAGGAACTAAAAACAGAGTTGCCAGAGAGACAGCCCAG GTTCGTGGTTTACAGCTACAAGTATGTGCACGAGGATGGCCGAGTGTCCTACCCTCTATGCTTTATCTTCTCCAGTCCTGTGG GTTGCAAGCCTGAACAGCAGATGATGTATGCAGGGAGTAAGAATAGACTGGTGCAGACTGCAGAGCTCACAAAG GTGTTTGAAATCCGCACCACAGAAGACCTCACCGAGGCCTGGCTCCAAGAGAAGTTGTCCTTCTTTCGTTGA
- the GMFG gene encoding glia maturation factor gamma isoform X3 has product MKRILRFKSDSLVVCEVDPELKEKLRKFRFRKETDNAAIIMKVDKDRQMVVLEEEFQNISPEELKTELPERQPRFVVYSYKYVHEDGRVSYPLCFIFSSPVGCKPEQQMMYAGSKNRLVQTAELTKVFEIRTTEDLTEAWLQEKLSFFR; this is encoded by the exons ATGAAGAGGATCTTAAGGTTTAAG TCCGATTCCCTGGTGGTGTGCGAGGTGGACCCAGAGCTAAAGGAAAAGCTGAGAAAATTTCGCTTCAGAAAAGAGACGGACAATGCGGCCATAATAA TGAAGGTGGATAAAGACCGGCAGATGGTGGTGCTCGAGGAAGAATTTCAG aacaTTTCTCCAGAGGAACTAAAAACAGAGTTGCCAGAGAGACAGCCCAG GTTCGTGGTTTACAGCTACAAGTATGTGCACGAGGATGGCCGAGTGTCCTACCCTCTATGCTTTATCTTCTCCAGTCCTGTGG GTTGCAAGCCTGAACAGCAGATGATGTATGCAGGGAGTAAGAATAGACTGGTGCAGACTGCAGAGCTCACAAAG GTGTTTGAAATCCGCACCACAGAAGACCTCACCGAGGCCTGGCTCCAAGAGAAGTTGTCCTTCTTTCGTTGA